A portion of the Sulfurospirillum diekertiae genome contains these proteins:
- the mqnF gene encoding aminofutalosine deaminase family hydrolase, whose protein sequence is MTLITADFVLTCNESFEIIEEGAVLFDTHILEVGTSVELKAKHPTVTVIETPQNSVILPGLINSHVHLEFSANQSMLRYGDFIAWLRSVIKHREELSALATTELITCKLQEMLKSGTTTLGAISSFGADLEACVEAPQRVVYFNEVLGSVPSAVDAMYGDFRGRLEASQEFTCKRFIPAVSVHSPYSTHPILAKKALQIAREEGCVVSTHFMESPAERAWIDTGSGDFQSFFSAFNPHAKPMCEAVEYLELFSQNPTLFTHAVQATKHELDTIAEQQATLTHCPVSNRLLGVGKLDLEAVQKENINLTLGTDGLSSNISLSLWDEMRSALMLHPKLELSSLAQTLLQSVTCNAAKALQLPCGVLEKERYSDFIVVTLPQACEKEDVALQLILHTHQTHLTFIDGETQPC, encoded by the coding sequence GTGACTCTCATAACTGCCGATTTTGTACTAACATGCAACGAGTCGTTTGAGATCATTGAAGAGGGTGCTGTTTTGTTTGACACACACATCCTCGAAGTGGGAACAAGTGTGGAACTTAAAGCCAAACACCCCACAGTAACCGTGATCGAAACACCTCAAAATAGTGTGATTTTACCTGGTCTCATCAACAGCCATGTGCATTTAGAATTTAGTGCTAACCAAAGTATGCTTCGCTATGGCGATTTTATTGCATGGCTTCGCTCTGTCATCAAACACCGTGAAGAGCTCAGTGCACTTGCAACAACAGAACTCATTACATGTAAACTCCAAGAGATGCTCAAAAGTGGCACTACAACTTTAGGTGCCATCAGCAGTTTTGGAGCCGACTTGGAAGCGTGTGTTGAGGCACCTCAACGTGTCGTTTATTTCAATGAGGTTTTAGGTTCAGTCCCCAGTGCGGTGGATGCTATGTATGGAGATTTCAGAGGACGACTTGAAGCCTCACAAGAGTTTACATGTAAACGTTTTATACCTGCCGTTTCAGTGCATTCGCCCTATTCAACACACCCGATTTTGGCTAAAAAAGCGCTTCAAATTGCTCGTGAAGAGGGATGTGTGGTCTCGACGCATTTTATGGAAAGCCCTGCGGAGCGTGCATGGATTGATACAGGGAGTGGCGATTTTCAAAGCTTCTTTAGTGCGTTTAATCCACACGCCAAACCGATGTGTGAAGCGGTCGAATACCTAGAGCTCTTTTCGCAAAATCCAACGCTTTTCACCCACGCCGTACAAGCAACAAAACACGAGTTAGATACGATTGCCGAACAACAAGCAACTCTAACCCATTGCCCTGTTTCCAACCGACTTTTAGGTGTAGGAAAACTTGATCTTGAAGCAGTGCAAAAAGAGAACATTAACCTCACCCTAGGAACCGATGGTCTTAGCTCCAACATTTCACTCAGCCTCTGGGATGAGATGCGAAGTGCTCTGATGTTACACCCCAAATTAGAGCTTTCAAGCCTTGCACAAACGCTTTTACAAAGCGTTACATGTAACGCTGCCAAAGCGTTGCAACTACCATGTGGCGTCCTTGAAAAAGAGCGCTATAGCGACTTTATCGTGGTAACCTTACCCCAAGCGTGCGAGAAAGAAGATGTGGCTTTACAACTCATCTTACACACACACCAAACCCATTTAACTTTTATTGACGGAGAAACACAACCATGCTAG
- the aroQ gene encoding type II 3-dehydroquinate dehydratase produces MKIVVVQGPNLNMLSHREQTIYGGMKLEEIHSQMETVAKQNGFEIEFFQSNLEGEIVDRIQECLGDADGIIINPAAYTHTSIAIRDAISAVSLPAIEVHISNIYRREEFRQKSMTAAVCTGQISGFGPFGYHLAMISMMQMLGELDALRKAQAAQQQVAKA; encoded by the coding sequence ATGAAAATTGTCGTGGTTCAAGGTCCAAATCTCAATATGCTCAGTCACAGAGAGCAAACTATTTACGGTGGTATGAAACTCGAAGAGATTCACTCTCAAATGGAGACAGTCGCCAAACAAAATGGTTTTGAAATCGAATTTTTTCAATCAAACTTAGAGGGTGAAATCGTTGACCGTATCCAAGAGTGCCTTGGCGATGCCGATGGTATTATCATCAACCCAGCAGCGTATACCCATACCTCTATTGCGATTCGTGATGCCATTAGCGCGGTCTCTTTGCCAGCGATTGAAGTGCATATTAGCAACATTTACCGACGTGAAGAGTTCCGTCAAAAAAGTATGACCGCAGCTGTTTGTACAGGACAAATCAGTGGTTTTGGTCCTTTTGGTTACCACCTTGCGATGATCTCAATGATGCAAATGCTTGGTGAACTTGACGCTCTTCGTAAAGCACAAGCAGCACAACAACAAGTCGCAAAAGCATAA
- a CDS encoding M24 family metallopeptidase, whose amino-acid sequence MNYILQDENALYFECGFSCDHAVFLKLGSEAFFITDARYTTEASEIIYTATVLEGDRRDLLKTARLLIRKSGIKTLCYNPAEWNVEVFARLNEKLNITFQKKPNFSQQKRIIKSERELDILKSAARFGQEAFTRFGEFLNHHGEGMDEKRAFFEAEAILKRHGELGLSFEPIIALGANAAKPHALPTCKTLQRGELVLLDAGVKYQRYCSDRTRTSFFDEGFNFEKEQHFNETLKQKVYDTVLCAQEAALKAVKIGVKAKEIDKAARDVIDKAGFGAYFIHSTGHGVGLDIHELPVISARSETIIEENMVFTIEPGIYLPEQFGVRIEDTIIARDNGAEVMG is encoded by the coding sequence ATGAACTACATTCTCCAAGATGAAAACGCGCTCTACTTCGAGTGCGGTTTTTCATGCGATCATGCGGTTTTTTTGAAACTTGGAAGCGAAGCATTTTTTATTACCGATGCGCGCTACACAACCGAAGCTTCTGAAATCATTTACACTGCAACCGTTTTGGAAGGCGACAGACGCGATCTTTTAAAAACAGCGCGTTTGTTGATTCGTAAAAGTGGCATTAAAACACTCTGCTACAATCCTGCTGAATGGAATGTGGAAGTGTTTGCACGTTTGAATGAAAAACTGAATATTACGTTTCAAAAAAAGCCCAATTTTTCGCAACAAAAACGCATTATTAAAAGCGAGCGCGAGCTTGATATTTTAAAAAGTGCAGCACGTTTTGGGCAAGAGGCGTTTACACGTTTTGGAGAATTTTTAAACCATCACGGTGAAGGTATGGATGAAAAACGTGCCTTCTTTGAAGCCGAAGCGATTTTAAAACGCCACGGTGAATTGGGGCTTAGTTTTGAGCCGATTATTGCGCTTGGAGCGAATGCTGCTAAACCGCACGCACTGCCTACATGTAAAACGCTTCAACGTGGCGAACTCGTTCTTTTGGATGCGGGGGTGAAGTATCAGCGTTACTGTTCGGATCGTACGCGAACGAGCTTTTTTGATGAAGGATTTAACTTTGAAAAAGAGCAGCATTTTAACGAGACCTTGAAACAGAAAGTTTATGATACAGTGTTGTGTGCTCAAGAAGCTGCCCTTAAAGCCGTGAAAATTGGCGTCAAAGCTAAAGAGATCGACAAAGCGGCACGCGATGTCATTGACAAAGCAGGATTTGGAGCGTATTTCATTCATTCCACTGGGCATGGCGTCGGTCTGGATATTCACGAATTGCCTGTGATTAGTGCGCGTTCTGAAACGATTATTGAAGAAAATATGGTTTTTACCATAGAGCCAGGTATTTACTTACCAGAGCAATTTGGCGTGAGAATTGAAGATACGATTATCGCGCGAGATAACGGTGCTGAGGTTATGGGGTGA
- the folK gene encoding 2-amino-4-hydroxy-6-hydroxymethyldihydropteridine diphosphokinase yields MKLERIRFFPTCKKARPSFLHRAVIGLGGNQGDVKKRFVKLYRLFLNDPRFFIQESSMVLQNPPFGYLDQPDFYNAVIVLQTSLSAKALLKVLLHVEHIYGRIRLFKNGPRTLDLDIIFFDNQTIHQPNLIVPHPKWSERASVIVPLFTLKSFKG; encoded by the coding sequence GTGAAGTTAGAACGCATTCGATTTTTCCCTACATGTAAAAAAGCCAGACCCTCTTTTTTACACCGCGCAGTGATTGGACTAGGTGGCAATCAAGGCGATGTCAAAAAACGTTTTGTGAAACTGTATCGCCTGTTTTTAAATGACCCACGTTTTTTTATTCAAGAGAGTTCCATGGTGCTTCAAAATCCACCGTTTGGCTACCTTGATCAGCCTGATTTTTACAATGCGGTTATTGTATTGCAAACATCTCTAAGTGCAAAAGCATTGCTTAAAGTGCTTTTACATGTAGAGCATATTTATGGACGCATCAGACTCTTTAAAAATGGACCAAGAACGCTGGATTTGGATATAATATTTTTCGATAATCAAACGATCCATCAACCTAACTTAATCGTTCCCCACCCTAAATGGTCGGAGCGTGCATCGGTTATCGTTCCACTCTTTACGCTAAAAAGTTTTAAAGGATAG
- the flhF gene encoding flagellar biosynthesis protein FlhF, which produces MEVKFHTFSGETPAEALKQAQQDCGENALVISTKQIRKKTISTSALYEVVVAIEDDQPTPAPRKPEPKVENKYKSGEDVLFSLSEAAKQISQIAQATGDMTGSNASREAERAQNSEGIGEIKCEINKLADKIKLIQEMFWEERAPHRNHLAIPSEFSEIYKLAKTSGMGEDHLENIMNLTLEHMPVRMKNSSETIKRYFQVLLRKLIPVRMEAELPKGNKRVMMFVGPTGVGKTTTIAKLAARYSYIQEKRSKVGIITLDTYRIGAVEQLFQYAKMMRLPIEDVVDPSDFNNALSSLSHCDVILIDTVGSSQYDKDKLVKLNKFLQSSQLQIDVNLVLSAGSKLEDLKEIYKNFSFLDIDTLIFTKFDETKVFGTIFSLIYDIDKPVSYFSIGQEVPDDIVPASSDFLVECILDGFEKKRGEHGNAGE; this is translated from the coding sequence ATAGAGGTGAAATTTCATACGTTTAGTGGTGAAACACCAGCAGAAGCACTTAAACAGGCTCAACAAGACTGCGGTGAAAATGCGCTTGTGATAAGCACCAAACAGATTCGCAAAAAGACGATTAGCACTTCCGCACTCTATGAAGTGGTTGTTGCCATTGAAGACGATCAACCAACTCCTGCCCCCAGAAAACCAGAACCAAAAGTTGAGAACAAATATAAAAGTGGCGAAGATGTCCTCTTTAGCCTCTCTGAAGCGGCAAAACAAATTTCTCAAATTGCACAAGCTACAGGAGATATGACTGGCTCGAACGCTTCAAGAGAAGCAGAGCGAGCTCAAAACAGTGAAGGTATTGGCGAAATTAAATGTGAAATCAATAAACTTGCCGATAAAATTAAACTGATCCAAGAGATGTTTTGGGAAGAACGCGCACCGCATCGCAATCATTTAGCGATTCCTTCAGAATTTTCAGAGATCTATAAACTCGCAAAAACCAGTGGTATGGGCGAAGATCACTTAGAAAATATTATGAACCTCACACTTGAACATATGCCAGTGCGAATGAAAAATAGTTCAGAGACGATTAAACGCTATTTTCAAGTGTTGCTTCGTAAACTTATTCCAGTACGGATGGAAGCTGAACTTCCTAAAGGGAATAAGCGCGTGATGATGTTTGTGGGGCCCACTGGTGTGGGCAAAACAACGACGATTGCCAAACTTGCGGCACGTTACTCATATATTCAGGAAAAGCGTTCCAAAGTGGGCATTATCACCCTTGATACGTATAGAATTGGAGCAGTTGAGCAACTCTTTCAATATGCTAAGATGATGCGTTTGCCCATCGAAGATGTAGTTGATCCGAGTGACTTTAACAACGCACTTTCATCGCTCAGCCATTGTGATGTGATTTTGATTGATACCGTAGGAAGTTCACAGTACGATAAAGATAAACTGGTGAAGCTTAATAAGTTTCTGCAAAGCTCCCAATTACAGATTGATGTTAACTTAGTGCTCTCCGCAGGTAGTAAGCTTGAGGATCTTAAAGAGATCTACAAAAACTTCTCTTTTTTAGATATTGATACCCTTATTTTTACAAAATTTGATGAAACAAAGGTTTTTGGAACGATATTTTCTTTGATTTACGATATTGATAAACCTGTAAGTTACTTTTCCATTGGTCAAGAGGTACCTGATGACATTGTCCCAGCGTCCAGTGACTTTTTGGTTGAGTGTATTTTAGATGGCTTTGAGAAAAAAAGAGGTGAACATGGAAACGCAGGCGAATAA
- a CDS encoding MinD/ParA family protein has product METQANKLQELVGAASANEHSHTKFIAITSGKGGVGKSTVSANMANILANNGYKVGLFDADIGLANLDVILNVRIDKNILHVLKGECTLADVIVPIKKNLLLIPGESGDEILKYSEQFLFERFLEETKVLDDLDFMIIDTGAGIGGHIQLFLEAADEVIVVTVPDPAAITDAYATIKITSKTQSNIHVILNMTKSEKEAQLIFDKINKVAMANIGNGLKLNLIGKLPEDKLISKSIKQRTLFTNDAPNSLAALDMKRIVNNLVYKLERKVLKTDTNKSFGSFFKRIIEQF; this is encoded by the coding sequence ATGGAAACGCAGGCGAATAAACTCCAAGAACTAGTCGGCGCAGCTTCTGCTAACGAACATAGCCATACAAAATTTATTGCCATTACCAGTGGTAAAGGTGGTGTAGGTAAAAGTACTGTTAGTGCCAATATGGCAAATATCTTAGCAAATAATGGTTATAAAGTAGGGCTTTTTGATGCCGACATTGGGCTTGCTAATTTGGATGTTATTCTTAATGTTCGTATTGATAAAAATATTTTACATGTACTTAAAGGTGAGTGTACATTGGCGGATGTCATTGTCCCTATTAAAAAAAATCTTTTACTGATTCCTGGTGAAAGTGGCGACGAGATCTTAAAATATTCCGAGCAATTTTTATTTGAACGCTTTTTGGAAGAGACCAAAGTGTTGGATGATCTTGACTTTATGATTATTGACACGGGAGCTGGAATTGGTGGACATATACAACTTTTCTTAGAAGCAGCCGATGAGGTTATTGTGGTCACTGTTCCTGATCCTGCTGCTATTACCGATGCGTATGCAACCATTAAGATTACCAGCAAAACGCAGTCCAATATTCATGTGATTTTGAACATGACCAAAAGCGAGAAAGAGGCGCAACTCATTTTCGACAAGATCAATAAAGTAGCCATGGCCAATATTGGTAATGGTTTAAAACTTAATCTTATAGGTAAACTGCCTGAGGATAAACTCATCTCCAAGAGCATTAAACAGCGCACACTTTTTACCAATGATGCACCCAATTCATTGGCTGCCCTTGATATGAAACGTATCGTTAACAATTTAGTTTATAAATTGGAACGAAAAGTGCTTAAAACGGATACAAATAAGAGCTTCGGAAGCTTTTTTAAGCGTATTATTGAGCAATTTTAG
- a CDS encoding RNA polymerase sigma factor FliA — protein sequence MNPTVKKQPNPYSQNLKKEQDELVLQYLPAVRAMAYRLRERLPASVDVNDLISIGTEEMIKLSRRYDKDQNDSFWGYGKKRVYGSMLDFLRSLDTMSRANRRLIKMVDNEITAYLSEHGNEPDDAYLAKVLNEDIEKISEARNSSMIVSVMSLNEQITILSGEDTAQRVEKDELMEMIQSILLTFGEREQMIIQLYYFEELNLKEISEVLDISESRISQIHKKLLAKIKEQLGINHG from the coding sequence ATGAATCCTACAGTAAAAAAGCAGCCTAATCCTTACAGTCAAAATCTTAAAAAAGAGCAAGACGAACTCGTTTTGCAATATCTCCCAGCAGTGCGTGCTATGGCCTATCGCCTTCGTGAGAGACTTCCTGCTTCTGTAGATGTCAACGATCTTATCTCTATTGGAACGGAAGAGATGATAAAACTCTCTAGGCGTTACGATAAAGATCAAAATGACTCTTTTTGGGGATATGGTAAAAAACGTGTTTATGGCTCAATGCTTGATTTTTTGCGCTCCTTGGATACAATGAGCAGAGCCAATAGGCGTTTGATAAAAATGGTTGATAACGAGATTACTGCTTACTTGAGTGAGCACGGGAATGAACCTGATGATGCTTACTTAGCAAAAGTTTTGAATGAAGACATCGAAAAAATTTCTGAAGCACGCAATAGCTCAATGATCGTCTCAGTGATGTCTTTAAATGAGCAAATTACGATTTTATCAGGTGAAGATACTGCACAAAGGGTCGAAAAAGATGAACTCATGGAGATGATTCAGAGTATTCTTTTAACATTTGGCGAACGTGAGCAGATGATTATTCAGCTCTATTATTTCGAAGAGCTTAACCTCAAAGAGATCAGTGAGGTTTTGGATATTAGTGAGTCGAGAATTTCTCAAATTCATAAAAAGCTTTTAGCTAAGATCAAAGAACAATTGGGAATTAACCATGGCTGA
- the fliM gene encoding flagellar motor switch protein FliM yields the protein MADILSQEEIDALLEVVEEDGDTLSTENESSDTRQVILYDFKRPNRVSKEQLRAVKGIHDKMARNLASQISSIMRSIVEIQLHSVDQMTYGEFLMSLPSPTSFNVFSIKPLDGNCIIEINPSIAFPMIDRLLGGLGESYESTRELTDIELNLLDAILRIIMQRLKEGWAPITDMYPTVETKESSPNVVQIVSQNEIVIMVVMEIIIGNSSGMINLCYPVIYLEPILSRLANRDIMLGETSAKKSRNKELNTLISRAEVFNEAIIGQAELSVGELLELKKGDIVRLDRPADDKAIVMIDKKELFLAEIGLHRFRKSIKIESLVKTDKDEVKSALEELEHIRKSKISSFDTTQQG from the coding sequence ATGGCTGATATACTAAGTCAAGAAGAGATTGACGCACTTTTAGAAGTTGTTGAAGAGGATGGCGACACTCTCTCGACAGAAAACGAAAGTAGCGATACCCGACAAGTTATCCTTTACGATTTTAAACGTCCTAATCGTGTTTCAAAAGAGCAGTTACGTGCCGTTAAAGGCATTCACGATAAAATGGCGCGAAATCTTGCTTCACAAATCTCTTCTATTATGCGAAGTATTGTTGAAATTCAGCTACATTCTGTCGATCAAATGACCTATGGTGAATTTTTGATGTCCTTACCCAGTCCAACAAGCTTCAACGTTTTTTCAATTAAGCCACTTGATGGTAATTGCATTATAGAAATCAACCCGTCCATTGCTTTCCCGATGATCGATAGACTCTTAGGGGGTCTTGGTGAGTCGTATGAATCGACGCGTGAACTTACAGACATTGAATTAAATCTACTGGATGCCATTTTACGTATTATTATGCAACGCCTTAAAGAAGGGTGGGCTCCAATTACAGATATGTATCCAACGGTTGAGACAAAAGAATCCAGTCCAAACGTTGTGCAGATCGTTTCACAAAATGAAATCGTCATTATGGTGGTCATGGAGATTATCATAGGAAACTCTAGTGGAATGATTAACCTGTGTTATCCTGTTATTTATTTGGAACCAATTCTCTCTCGTTTAGCAAATCGTGATATTATGTTGGGTGAAACCAGCGCTAAAAAAAGCCGTAATAAAGAGCTTAATACGCTTATTTCTCGTGCCGAAGTTTTTAATGAAGCGATTATTGGGCAAGCAGAACTGAGTGTGGGTGAACTTTTGGAGCTTAAAAAAGGTGACATTGTCAGACTGGACCGCCCTGCTGATGATAAAGCTATTGTCATGATTGATAAAAAAGAGCTCTTTTTAGCGGAAATTGGCTTGCATCGTTTTCGTAAATCGATTAAAATAGAGAGTTTGGTTAAAACAGATAAAGATGAGGTTAAGAGTGCTTTGGAAGAATTAGAGCATATTCGAAAATCAAAAATTTCATCCTTTGATACAACGCAACAGGGGTAA
- a CDS encoding TIGR00730 family Rossman fold protein encodes MSDFVKGFDELQDLGPSVTFFGSARFHANNRYYQDAHTLAYKLGKKGYSIITGGSKGIMEAANKGGFDSEKCQSIGLNINLPHEQSGNQYTTKHLNFDYFFVRKVMLVKYSLAYIIFPGGFGTLDEFLEALTLTQTGKITKISIFLYGKDYWEKLLDFIKTTMVEHHTIRPEDVELIILTDDLDEIVTKIDERLVLYINELKNEGLEHSHYYQKAVEFLSNQE; translated from the coding sequence ATGTCAGATTTTGTCAAAGGATTTGATGAACTTCAAGATTTAGGACCTTCTGTTACTTTTTTTGGTAGTGCTAGATTTCATGCCAATAATCGTTATTATCAAGACGCACATACGCTTGCGTATAAGTTAGGAAAGAAAGGCTATTCCATTATTACAGGTGGTTCAAAAGGAATTATGGAAGCAGCCAATAAAGGGGGCTTTGATTCTGAAAAATGCCAATCTATAGGATTGAATATTAATCTTCCCCATGAACAATCGGGCAATCAATACACAACGAAGCATCTTAATTTTGATTATTTTTTTGTACGTAAAGTAATGTTGGTTAAATACTCTCTTGCCTATATTATCTTTCCAGGTGGCTTTGGAACACTTGACGAATTTTTGGAAGCGTTAACCTTAACCCAAACAGGGAAAATTACTAAAATTAGTATTTTTTTGTACGGCAAAGATTACTGGGAAAAGCTACTTGATTTTATTAAAACAACTATGGTGGAACATCATACCATTCGCCCTGAAGATGTTGAACTCATTATTCTTACCGATGATTTGGATGAGATTGTTACAAAAATAGATGAGCGTTTGGTGCTTTATATTAATGAGCTTAAAAATGAAGGTTTAGAGCATAGTCATTACTATCAAAAAGCTGTAGAATTTTTATCAAATCAAGAGTAA
- a CDS encoding glycosyltransferase family 2 protein, which produces MESVKISVVSPIYGCKECLFELYDRLVKTLSQITDNFEIILVNDACPQASWERIMMLCAKDTRVKGINLSRNFGQHYAITAGLDHAKGDWVVVMDCDLQDRPEEIIKLYNKALDGYDIVFGKRVERQDTFLKRLGSQVFNRVLEYFTETKHDNSIANFGIYAQKVVETINRYREQSRDFLLFAQMVGFKKTEIEIEHAARAYGSSSYNLSKLIRLAIDSIVSHSNKPLRLSIQLGFFIALISLIYACWLVIRYFFYHTPAEGWTSLMVSMFFMFGLLFAIIGIAGLYIGKIFDEVKRRPLYIIQETINL; this is translated from the coding sequence GTGGAGTCTGTCAAAATTAGTGTCGTTTCTCCCATTTATGGCTGTAAAGAGTGCTTGTTTGAACTGTATGATCGTTTGGTTAAAACACTCAGTCAAATCACAGATAATTTTGAAATTATTTTGGTGAATGATGCCTGTCCTCAAGCTTCTTGGGAACGGATTATGATGTTATGTGCAAAAGATACTCGTGTGAAAGGCATCAATCTCTCACGCAATTTTGGGCAACATTATGCCATTACTGCAGGGCTTGATCATGCTAAAGGCGATTGGGTTGTTGTTATGGATTGTGATTTGCAAGACAGACCTGAAGAGATCATTAAGCTTTATAACAAAGCACTGGATGGCTATGATATTGTGTTTGGTAAACGCGTTGAGCGTCAAGATACTTTCTTGAAACGCCTTGGTTCCCAAGTGTTTAATAGAGTTTTAGAGTATTTTACTGAGACCAAACATGATAATAGTATTGCCAATTTTGGTATTTATGCTCAAAAAGTTGTGGAAACGATTAATCGTTACCGTGAACAGAGTAGGGACTTTTTGTTGTTTGCTCAAATGGTAGGATTTAAAAAGACTGAGATTGAAATTGAGCATGCTGCACGTGCGTATGGATCATCTTCCTATAATCTTTCCAAACTAATCCGTTTAGCCATTGATTCTATTGTATCACACTCTAACAAGCCGTTGAGGCTCTCGATACAGTTAGGATTTTTTATTGCATTAATCAGTCTTATCTATGCCTGTTGGCTCGTTATTCGTTACTTTTTCTATCATACCCCAGCGGAAGGTTGGACCAGTTTGATGGTATCTATGTTCTTTATGTTTGGGCTTCTGTTTGCGATTATTGGCATTGCAGGGCTTTACATTGGGAAGATCTTTGATGAGGTTAAAAGACGACCTCTTTATATTATTCAAGAGACAATTAATTTATGA
- a CDS encoding WbqC family protein — MKRIAILQSNYIPWKGYFDIIGSVDEFVLYDDMQYTKNDWRNRNKIKTQNGLQWLSIPVRQESLHQKINETKIIDPKWNVNHWRSISQSYAKAPHFKAYKEQMEALYMSATMETISEINRHFIDAICAMLEIKTVIRDSREFVLADGKSERLLALCQDLGATTYLSGPAARDYLDESIFKEAGIAVEWMDYSGYHEYHQLFPPFEHGVSVIDLILNEGKNAKNFLKSTPK; from the coding sequence ATGAAAAGAATAGCAATTTTACAATCAAACTATATCCCATGGAAGGGATATTTTGACATTATTGGCAGTGTGGACGAATTTGTCCTCTATGATGATATGCAGTACACCAAAAATGATTGGCGTAACCGCAATAAAATTAAAACGCAAAATGGACTTCAGTGGCTGAGTATTCCTGTGCGTCAAGAGAGCTTGCACCAAAAGATTAATGAGACCAAAATTATTGATCCCAAATGGAATGTCAATCATTGGCGAAGTATTTCTCAAAGCTATGCCAAGGCACCACATTTTAAAGCGTACAAAGAGCAAATGGAAGCTTTGTATATGAGCGCGACCATGGAGACGATTAGTGAGATCAATCGTCATTTTATTGATGCGATATGTGCGATGTTAGAGATTAAAACGGTGATTCGAGACTCGCGTGAGTTTGTTTTAGCTGATGGTAAGAGTGAGCGACTGTTGGCACTCTGTCAAGATTTAGGTGCGACAACGTATCTAAGTGGTCCTGCGGCGCGTGATTATCTGGATGAGTCTATTTTCAAAGAAGCGGGAATAGCGGTTGAGTGGATGGATTACAGTGGTTACCACGAATATCACCAACTTTTTCCTCCGTTTGAACATGGCGTTAGTGTGATCGATCTGATCTTAAATGAAGGCAAAAATGCCAAAAACTTTTTAAAGAGTACACCAAAATGA